Genomic segment of Hydra vulgaris chromosome 11, alternate assembly HydraT2T_AEP:
attttgaaagttgattttttttttagatttatgatAAGACTACTAcggattattatatattaatttacgtgaaattGGTGATGTTCTTTGTGGAGAATACGATTTACGTTTAAAGAATTACGTTTAAAGACCAAGTTACCAGCtaagtgattttattatttgagaTTTACGTTTGTGCTTAATGACTTTAGGCTATATTTAAGTTAACATATCGTATGTATGagaaaattagattaaattatattaagGTCAAATTAGACAAGATTTGCGATATCCTTTTGCGAGAATTAAGATTTTAGATGATGAAATTTCAATTTTGATTGATGACGCGGATGAGTTACAAATTAACGATGATTTAGCTATTGACTTAACATTAAGCTTCAAAAGAGAGaattctaaaataaacaattttttaaataaattttctatgaAATCTAACGACGATGCGAGTTCTACagtaacatttaaaagtaataaaaggaTTAACCTATCAACCTTGAAAATTGAAGCATTTGACGGTAATCGGGAAAATTGGCAACCCTTTTGGGAAAATTTCGGCTgtgctataaataaaaatgatgacctaagtaatattcaaaaaatgacttattTAAGGAACTTGGTTCAAGGACAGGCATATTCAGCAATTAATGGTCTGTCGCTTTCTAACGATAATTATATTATagctttagatattttaaaacaaagattttcgAATAAACAATTGAcagtttctttttatataaaaaaactattaaagctTGAACgcattaacaatattaaaaatttaagttcttTGCGAAATCTTCTAGATACAGTGGAAATTCAGATACGTAGTCTAGAAAATATTGGTGTTAATTCTTTGATGTATGGGTCTTTACTTGTCCCAATAATACTTGAAAAGCTTCCAGAGGAGCTCAATTTAATTATTAGTCGTAAATTAGATGAAGATGGAAACTGGGAAATTAAAGATGTGCtcgatattttaaaatctgCGTTAAGAGCGCGAGAACACATTAATTCTTCTAACACAGATACTTTACCTTTCACTGCCAGTACGTTTCATTTGAGTGATAATCCGAATAGTAAATACGATaagaaaacttatatttataagagAAATGACTCTTATTCACCTGTGTGTTTATTTTGCGATAATAACCACAAGTCGCATCAGTGTAAATTAGTAACTAACATTACGGCCaggaaaaagattttaagtgataaaaaatgttgtctTTGTTGTCTTAGTAATAAACATTATAGCAATAAGTgttcatcaaaattaaaatgttttaaatgcaatCGTTTTCATCATGTATCTATTTGTGATAGTGACAATAGAGATAAACATAATAACAACAAAGACGGCGAGTTGACTTCAGTACCGAGTACATCTTTTCTTTCTGCTTTTAAATCTGTTCTTCAACCTACTGAAACCGTATTGTTACAAACAGTATTAGCTACTGTTAAAAATCAAGATTATTCCAGATTTGCTACATGTCgaattttatttgacaattgTTCGCAGCTAAGCTACGTTACTCCTGAGACTTGTGCCAAACTTAATCTAAAACGTATTAAtagtaaagaaataaacattaaaatatttgggCACGGTAGCATTTCTGAAGTCTTAGATAGAGTGAGAGTttctattaaaagtatttatggttattttataagtattgaATGTTTTGTAAAGGATATATGTTCCCCTTTAAGTGGGCAGCATATTAATATAGcatgtaataattttaaacatcttaAGGGTCTTAGATTAGCCGATTATAATAAtactaaagaaaatttatcagtTGATATTTTAATAGGTGCAAATTTTTATTGGAAATTTATGGAAAATTCTATTATTAGTGGAGCTACTGGTCCCGTAGCGATTAAATCTAAATTAGGATATTTAATAAGCGGTCCCGTGATGGTTAATAGGGATTAAATTGATAATTCAACTGTTTTAACTTCTCACGTTTTGAAGGTTGCGTCTGATTTTAATAGGGAACAAAATTTATATGGTATAAAGACTTATTTgatttatacaataataatttaaaaaatgctgatTTATGTGTTTATCGATTGTGTCGAGTTTTGTTTGGTGTAACCTTTCTCCTTTCTTTTTATCTGCGACCTTAATTAATCACGCTAAACATTATGCTGCGAACGATTTTGATTTTAGCAAGAAATTAATTCAATCGTTACATGTTGATGATTTAAATACAAGTTTCGATTCAGTATCCAAAGGacttatgttttataataaagcaAAATCGTGTTTAAGAGAAGGAAACTTTTATCTTAGAAAATTCGAGTCAAATTCAACGGAGCTTAATAGTTTAATCAAAGAGAACAATCCAACCTCAAGTGACATAACCAAAGTTCTTGGCTTAAAATGGGATAAAATTGaagataactttattttttcctttcaggatttattatatttagtgGACAATAAACCTACTAAAAGAAGTATTCTTAGATTCATTGCAAGTTTTTATGATCCTTTGGGATTAGTGAATCCTATTATTGTAAGATATTGTTTCAATCGATTTGTAAGTTAAAGTTGGAATTCACTTATAGGAGATGATATCTTGATTGAATGGAACgatattattaatgatttaagtTCAGTACCTTTTATTTGTGTTCCAAGATGGTAAAGTAAGTGTGTAGACAACatccaaaatattaaatttgagttATACGGTTTTTGCGATGCGAGCCTAAAAGCGTATGGGTgttgtatttatttaagaagTAGCGCTAAGGGAATTGCGAATTTTTGTCTAGTTACTTCTAAATCCAGAGTTTTTCCTTTGCTTAAAAATACTATTCCTAAGTTAGAATTAAGGGCAATGTTATTATTAgctaatttgtttttagttgtatacaaagaattattttgtgttttaaatatttcttgcGTCAAGTTATTTTCTAATTCTATTATTTGTCTTAATTGGGtaaacaatgtaaataaaaaatatgaagcaTTTGTTCAGaaacgcttaaaaaaaattcgttcTTTGTATGATATCAATTTTTGGAGTTATATTGAAAGTGAAAGAAATCTCGCGGATATTATATCTCGCGGATGTAGATTTAGTACCTTTCAAAATAATGACCTCCGGTTTAAAGGTCCAAGTTTTCTAttcaatgattttgttttatggCCTTCATTTGATTTAAGCAAGCAAGGAGATTCTCTGTCTGAAGTCGCAACTTTAATTACTTCAGAacatttgataataaatttagattttatgaatatcaagaattttaaaacatacgATCGTCTTCTTAAGGTTACAGCTTTAGTTTTACGTTTTGTTAGtatcattaaaaaagaattcaataatgatttttataaaataactactTTAGAATTAAATAATGCGGAATTGTTGTGGATTAAATTTATTcagaaaagtatatttttctcttttttgttgGTTGCGAGCCTTGCAACCAACAAAAAAGAGATTTAGGATTTTTTACTGTTGATGAATTAATTCGTTGTCAAGGTCGTCTTAGTAATGCGCCAATTCCCTTTGATTCTAAATTTCCTATATACTTACTTAATAAGAGTTACCTTtcaaatttaatcattttacatTACCATTATATTACTAAACATGGTGGTGTTAAAGAAACACTAAATGAATTAAGAACTAAGTTTTGGTTGACAAAAGCTCGTAGTCTAATTAAGACTATAATTAGAAATTGTTACAATTGCAGAAGATTTGACAGTAAACCCTATAAGTATCTAAATTCTCCGTCTCTGCCCTTATCGAGAGTTAGTGATAAATATGCATTTAAGTACGTTGGAGTAGATCTTTGCGGTCcaattatgattaaaaatatttatgaatctAATATGATGTATGAAGCGTGGATATT
This window contains:
- the LOC136087009 gene encoding uncharacterized protein LOC136087009, whose translation is MCLSIVSSFVWCNLSPFFLSATLINHAKHYAANDFDFSKKLIQSLHVDDLNTSFDSVSKGLMFYNKAKSCLREGNFYLRKFESNSTELNSLIKENNPTSSDITKVLGLKWDKIEDNFIFSFQDLLYLVDNKPTKRSILRFIASFYDPLGLVNPIIVRYCFNRFKRLKKIRSLYDINFWSYIESERNLADIISRGCRFSTFQNNDLRFKGPSFLFNDFVLWPSFDLSKQGDSLSEVATLITSEHLIINLDFMNIKNFKTYDRLLKVTALVLRFVKKYIFLFFVGCEPCNQQKRDLGFFTVDELIRCQGRLSNAPIPFDSKFPIYLLNKSYLSNLIILHYHYITKHGGVKETLNELRTKFWLTKARSLIKTIIRNCYNCRRFDSKPYKYLNSPSLPLSRVSDKYAFKYVGVDLCGPIMIKNIYESNMMYEAWIFVVACCSTRFLYLDLVPDCSAEACIRGLRRFISRFGAPLQFISDNGSNFSAEETQSFTTYTMHIWKEEYITSLRELHKSVTHRSWGFQMKVGDVVIIDDPKVPRSVWKMGVTQRLRYSNDGQVRAAEIRVISGDRSVIKRTANKLYLLERHYDIKEQSTQVSL